In a genomic window of Clavelina lepadiformis chromosome 7, kaClaLepa1.1, whole genome shotgun sequence:
- the LOC143464455 gene encoding uncharacterized protein LOC143464455 — MAIKQPKSRKQSSRKRKTERSGKETNNKKAKHDINISKLPTPYPDTTDVQTLSSPLRTSGFNCDISAQGFIDHSTIDFKNASFINTLPVITTTLKPAGNSERVWRPWLPIASDVKRCRTFQPQATQQQNSLKAVLNCASYLNKPILNSNYKKVPYPHVTTTQGRGTSSSTLELPEYHKHQLYSDNPWLYLNQLNKQTGRNSAVQVSTGFELFKHPVKLMWPKSKAYDYMYREGQQLLDAFPVQAAISLYDDGDSNQDQINIFEENMHTVPSQNVSVKAAQG; from the exons atggCAATTAAACAACCTAAATCGAGAAAACAGTCTTCTCGAAAGCGCAAAACTGAGCGAAGCGGAAAGGAGACCAACAATAAGAAAGCGAAGCATGATATCAACATCAGCAAACTTCCTACGCCTTATCCAGATACGACTGATGTACAGACTTTGTCGTCACCGCTTAGGACATCAGGTTTCAACTGCGATATCTCAGCGCAAGGATTTATAGATCACTCAACCATTGACTTTAAAAATGCGTCTTTTATAAACACACTACCAGTTATCACCACAACCCTCAAGCCAGCAGGAAATTCAGAACGAGTCTGGAGACCGTGGCTTCCAATTGCTAGCGATGTGAAGCGGTGTCGCACTTTCCAGCCGCAAGCCACCCAGCAGCAAAACAGTTTAAAGGCTGTTTTGAATTGTGCAAGTTATCTGAACAAACCGATTTTAAATAGTAATTACAAGAAAGTACCGTATCCGCATGTCACGACGACGCAAGGTCGCGGTACTTCGAGTTCAACTTTGGAATTACCAGAATACCATAAACATCAATTATATTCTGATAATCCATGGTTATACCTGAACCAATTGAATAAGCAAACAGGTCGTAATTCAGCTGTTCAAGTTTCGACAGGTTTTGAACTATTCAAACACCCCGTAAA GTTAATGTGGCCGAAAAGCAAAGCTTATGATTACATGTACCGTGAAGGTCAGCAACTTCTAGACGCTTTTCCAGTTCAGGCTGCGATAAGCTTATACGACGATGGCGACAGTAATCAAGATcaaatcaatatttttgaagaaaatatgCATACTGTTCCATCGCAAAATGTGTCTGTTAAAGCAGCGCAAggctaa
- the LOC143464452 gene encoding mitochondrial inner membrane protein OXA1L-like has product MLQLRMIKASCLLSRHVCQNVYIANYRQSILQASKPWKNASLHRLFSVTSCFNAAQNVNVELPSIPATTPINADVTQFSDVVTKIVDPPFTELGLATGWAPSHWIQSFLETVHLTTDMSWSTTLIVGTFALRLILLPVFVKTRKGMINYRNHSPKLMSIREKFSSAIRRNDLETSRRARSKLKSYSNEHKIGGRHLLMNNLPMPMIFLSCMIALRGMCGAPVPSLEAAEFFWISSLTAPDPYRILPALAGTVFSISIFTSLKLGSVPVSPAINRNLKYICLLPPILVPLLFGHWSSAIGLYVLTNSLATFGVTLLLLSETVKQKLNFPEMVQHESTGFKSVLKTTLDKSRRQTELKLEDREIKKLAKALTKERKKELKGSPPALYEIGTQAKLKIDIPDFKKDWRPPRVNIYD; this is encoded by the exons ATGCTCCAGTTACGTATGATAAAAGCATCATGCCTGCTTTCAAGACATGTGTGTCAAAACGTATATATTGCCAATTATAGGCAAAGTATATTGCAAGCTTCCAAGCCATGGAAAAACGCATCACTACATAGACTGTTTAGTGTAACATCATGCTTTAATGCCGCACAAAATGTAAATGTGGAATTACCTTCTATTCCCGCAACTACACCCATTAATGCAGATGTGACACAGTTTAGTGACGTTGTGACCAAAATTGTTGACCCTCCTTTCACAGAGTTGGGTTTAGCAACTGGTTGGGCTCCATCACACTGGATACAAAGTTTCTTGGagacagttcatttaaccacAGATATGTCTTGGTCGACAACGCTTATTGTTGGAACTTTTGCGCTTAGATTAATTCTCTTACCTGTTTTTGTAAAGACCCGGAAAGGAATGATAAATTATAGAAACCACTCACCAAAACTTAtg AGTATACGAGAAAAATTCTCGTCAGCTATCAGGCGAAACGATTTGGAAACAAGTAGAAGAGCGAGATCAAAACTTAAGTCGTATAGCAATGAGCACAAAATCGGGGGTAGACACT TGCTTATGAACAACTTGCCTATGCCaatgatttttttgtcatGCATGATTGCTTTAAGAGGCATGTGTGGTGCTCCTGTTCCTTCGTTGGAAGCTGCAGAATTTTTTTGGATTTCCAGCTTAACTGCTCCTGACCCGTACAGAATTTTACCAGCACTGGCAGGAACTGTGTTCAGTATTAGTATTTTTACATCTTTAAAGCTTGGGTCGGTACCAGTATCACCGGCTATCAACAG AAATCTTAAATACATCTGTTTATTGCCTCCAATACTTGTGCCATTGCTGTTTGGTCATTGGTCCAGTGCAATTGGATTGTACGTTCTGACAAACAGCTTGGCTACATTTGGAGTGACACTACTTTTGCTCAGTGAAACAGTAAAACAGAAGCTGAATTTTCCTGAG aTGGTCCAACATGAATCTACTGGATTTAAAAGTGTATTGAAAACTACGTTAGACAAGAGTAGAAGACAAACTGAACTAAAACTAGAAGAtagagaaataaaaaaattggctAAAGCTTTAACAAAGGAGCGTAAAAAGGAGTTAAAGGGTTCTCCACCTGCACTCTATGAAATTGGAACCCaggcaaagttaaaaattgacATTCCAGACTTCAAAAAAGATTGGAGGCCTCCTAGAGTGAACATTTATGATTGA
- the LOC143464454 gene encoding epidermal retinol dehydrogenase 2-like, whose amino-acid sequence MCCVLCPVFSDKLKDAVMDFKEFGFLILSHFIAIYYWLEAIFRFFVPRARKDVRGDIVLVTGAGSGIGQRLCIEFGKLGCEVVGWDISEVGLERTKKIMADENLESHFFCYKCDLSDRHQVYDSARKVKSDVGDVTILINNAGIVTGKKIMDCHDELMIKTMEINAISHFWTIKAFLPSMLEKDCGHIVTVASGAGLFGVPGQVDYAASKFAAVGLTDALNMELVHMKKNGVKTTTVCPYYIDTGMFDGVDTSILPIIKLDAAVELIVDAILREKVYLLMPRLLYFIYGLRGLLPAKSMLIMGKATGVLRSMDSFVGRNKSK is encoded by the exons ATGTGTTGTGTTTTATGCCCAGTGTTTAGCGATAAATTAAAAGACGCTGTAATGGATTTCAAAGAGTTTGGCTTTTTAATACTCTCACACTTCATTGCCATTTATTACTGGTTGGAAGccatttttcgttttttcgtCCCTCGTGCAAGGAAAGACGTCAGGGGAGATATCGTACTAGTAACCGGAGCTGGAAGTGGAATAG GCCAAAGGTTGTGCATCGAGTTCGGAAAGCTTGGGTGTGAAGTTGTAGGATGGGATATTTCCGAAGTCGGGCTGGAACGaaccaaaaaaataatggCCGATGAAAATTTGGAATCGCATTTTTTCTGCTACAAATGCGATCTAAGTGACAGGCATCAGGTTTACGATTCCGCTAGAAag GTGAAGTCTGACGTTGGAGATGTGACGATATTGATCAACAACGCTGGGATTGTAACTGGGAAGAAAATAATGGACTGCCACGACGAGCTAATGATAAAAACCATGGAAATCAATGCCATTTCGCATTTCTGG ACTATAAAGGCTTTTCTTCCAAGCATGTTGGAAAAGGACTGTGGCCATATTGTAACGGTAGCGAGTGGTGCCGGTTTGTTTGGAGTTCCAGGACAGGTCGACTATGCAGCAAG TAAATTCGCGGCGGTTGGCTTGACAGACGCTCTCAATATGGAACTTGTCcacatgaaaaaaaatggAGTAAAGACAACAACCGTATGCCCCTACTACATCGACACTGGCATGTTTGATGGGGTTGACACGTC AATACTTCCAATTATCAAACTTGATGCTGCCGTAGAGCTAATTGTTGATGCTATCTTACGTGAGAAAGTCTACTTGCTCATGCCGAGGTTGCTCTACTTCATTTACGGGTTGCGAGG GTTGCTTCCGGCGAAATCCATGCTAATAATGGGGAAAGCTACCGGCGTCCTTCGAAGTATGGACAGCTTTGTTGGAagaaacaaatcaaaataa
- the LOC143464453 gene encoding uncharacterized protein LOC143464453, producing the protein MPKQVRQNISDSEEYSGKHKKHKKEKEIHDSEKTKRKPKQYASDLNDSSPDVCKHSKQHDPKEERRRCDISPEMKRRHNYRNAHKSEARKTSRSPDERSRKRLYRDDNRDRHRDIDIKKEEDFDRRQEELSRRRRDRPYRQHRPDIHVKQERHDRGYSRSRNADRNERGRHDDQRREEWERRQRTGETEKAFKNDEEKPTEKEKPNLGLSGALTEDTNTFRGVVIKYNEPPEARIPKKKWRLYPFKGTEALKTLHLHRQSAFLLGRQRRIADIPVDHPSCSKQHAVLQFRMIEEETDGVLRRKVKPYIIDLAAANGTYVNNEKIEAQRYVELKEQDVLKFGFSSREYVLLHDKSDTSVVDDESGAEDEED; encoded by the exons ATGCCAAAACAAGTCAGGCAAAACATTAGTGATTCAGAGGAATATTCAGGAAAACACAAGAAGCATAAAAAAGAGAAGGAGATACATGActctgaaaaaacaaaaagaaaacctaAGCAATATGCTTCCGACTTAAATGATTCAAGCCCAGATGTTTGTAAGCATTCAAAACAACATGATCCAAAAGAAGAAAGACGAAGATGTGATATATCTCCAGAAATGAAAAGAAGACACAATTATAGAAATGCGCACAAAAGTGAAGCAAGAAAAACAAGCAGATCACCAGATGAAAGAAGCCGGAAAAGATTATACAGGGATGATAATCGAGATAGACAtcgtgacattgatattaaaAAGGAAGAAGACTTTGATCGAAGGCAGGAAGAACTAAGTAGACGAAGGAGAG ACAGACCTTATCGACAACACAGACCTGATATTCATGTTAAACAAGAGCGACATGATCGCGGTTATAGTCGATCTAGAAATG CTGACAGAAATGAACGTGGAAGGCATGATGACCAGAGAAGGGAAGAATGGGAAAGACGTCAAAGGACAGGAGAAACAGAAAAAgcatttaaaa ATGACGAGGAAAAGCCAACGGAAAAGGAAAAACCAAACCTTGGTTTGTCAGGAGCTTTGACCGAAGACACCAACACATTCCGTGGCGTTGTTATTAAGTACAACGAACCTCCTGAAGCTAGGATACCTAAAAAGAAGTGGAGACTTTACCCATTTAAGGGGACTGAAGCTTTGAAG ACTCTACACCTTCATCGACAAAGTGCGTTCTTGCTTGGAAGGCAGCGAAGGATTGCAGACATTCCTGTAGACCACCCATCCTGTTCCAAGCAGCATGCTGTTCTGCAATTTCg CATGATTGAAGAAGAAACTGATGGTGTTTTGCGTCGAAAGGTGAAACCATACATCATTGATCTAGCTGCTGCTAATGGGACATATGTCAACAACGAAAAAATTGAAGCACAAAG GTACGTTGAACTGAAAGAGCAAGATGTCTTAAAGTTTGGGTTCAGTTCAAGAGAGTATGTGCTTCTGCATGACAAAAGTGACACGAGTGTAGTGGATGATGAAAGTGGAGCTGAAGATGAAGAGGACTGA
- the LOC143464448 gene encoding mRNA-capping enzyme-like codes for MSVPPRWLHCPRKGSLVGGKFLPFKTPLGSRYDKDVPEECRFNPEMLLMYLTGLRVKMSVIIDLTNTTRFYDKNVFADQGIIHQKISCRGHGECPDPQSTKLFVDLCDRMIRQDPLSVIGVHCTHGYNRTGFLICSYLIEKLDWSVEAAFSAFSQARPPGIIKGHYIEELFTRYGNREDAPPPPPLPTWHTECDDSNIDDDGNDVNCNQQREVAANVKRKTFMEDFEIPGIDQVATQPTLHQVQQIVQRMCGWKKKGFPGSQPVSMDRKNLQLLAQKPYMVSWKADGGRYLMLLNGKDQVYMVDRDNAVFKVPNLEFPHRKDLNNSLGDTLLDGEMIIDMVNGEKVPRFLIYDIIKYAGQPVGDCDFQRRLQCIDKEIVGPRHEKMRQGLIDKRREPFSVRKKEFWDIQQARQILDGKFSSMVSHEVDGLIFQPAGTNPIDAYKPGRCDEVLKWKPATHNSVDFRLKIQTMQGVGIVPKPQGLLYVGQLDKPFSEMKVTRELKQYNNKIIECTNTGGQWKFMRERTDKSFPNSYTTAVAVCESIQHPVTKEMLFDVIERHSYGVQMRHAANSSQNNASRKRNRAGEFLAPDAPPPRKSF; via the exons ATGAGTGTGCCGCCAAGATGGCTTCATTGTCCACGTAAAGGGAGCCTTGTTGGAGGAAAATTTTTGCCTTTTAAAACACCTTTAGGAAGTAGATATGACAAAGATGTTCCGGAAGAATGCAGATTTAACCCAGAGATGCTTCTAATGTATTTAACGGGGTTACGTGTAAAGATGTCAGTTATTATTGATTTAACCAACACAACTAG gTTTTATGATAAGAACGTATTTGCAGATCAAGGCATAATACATCAAAAAATTTCATGCCGAGG ACATGGAGAATGTCCTGATCCTCAGTCAACAAAGCTTTTTGTAGATTTGTGTGACAGAATGATCCGTCAGGACCCACTATCAGTAATTGGGGTCCACTGCACCCATGGTTATAACAGAACGGGCTTTCTTATATGCTCATACCTTATTGAAAAGCTTGACTGGAG CGTCGAGGCAGCATTTTCAGCATTCTCACAAGCACGTCCCCCAGGCATAATTAAGGGCCATTACATAGAAGAACTTTTTACCCGTTATGGGAATCGAGAGGATGCACCACCTCCTCCACCCCTGCCAACCTGGCACACTGAATGCGACGATTCAA ATATTGATGATGATGGCAATGATGTCAACTGCAATCAGcaaagagaagttgctgccaAT GTCAAACGCAAAACGTTTATGGAGGATTTTGAAATTCCTGGAATAGATCAAGTTGCAACGCAACCAACATTACACCAAGTCCAACAAATTGTTCAAAGGATGTGTGGATGGAAAAA GAAAGGCTTTCCAGGCTCACAACCTGTGTCCATGGatagaaaaaatttgcagcTGTTAGCCCAGAAGCCATATATGGTAAGCTGGAAGGCTGATGGAGGCAGGTATCTGATGCTCTTAAATGGAAAGGATCAAGTATATATGGTGGATAGAGACAATGCTGTTTTCAAG gTGCCAAATTTAGAGTTTCCTCATCGAAAAGATTTAAATAACTCACTGGGAGATACTCTTCTTGATGGTGAAATGATTATTGACATGGTTAATGGTGAAAAAGTTCCCCGGTTTCTCATTTATGATATAATCAAGTATGCT GGTCAACCAGTTGGTGACTGTGATTTTCAGCGTCGTTTGCAATGCATTGACAAAGAAATTGTTGGTCCACGTCATGAAAAAATGCGCCAAGGATTAATTGATAAGCGGAGGGAGCCTTTCAGTGTCCGAAAGAAAGAGTTTTGGGATATACAGCAAGCAAGACAGATCTTGGATGGAAA ATTCAGTAGTATGGTTTCACATGAAGTGGATGGTTTAATTTTCCAACCAGCTGGCACAAATCCTATTGAT GCATACAAACCTGGACGTTGTGATGAAGTGTTAAAATGGAAACCGGCCACTCACAACAGTGTCGATTTTAGACTCAAAATCCAAACTATGCAAGGTGTTGGCATTGTACCAAAACCACAAGGGCTGCTGTATGTTGGCCAgttagacaaacctttttctgAAATGAAG GTGACAAGAGAactaaaacaatacaataacaaaatcATTGAGTGCACAAATACCGGTGGTCAATGGAAGTTTATGCGGGAACGTACTGACAAAAGCTTTCCTAATTCCTATACAACTGCCGTCg CTGTATGTGAAAGTATTCAACATCCAGTGACTAAAGAAATGCTTTTTGATGTAATTGAAAGGCATTCATATGGTGTTCAAATGAGGCATG CGGCCAACTCAAGTCAAAACAATGCATCGAGGAAAAGAAATCGAGCTGGAGAATTCTTGGCTCCTGATGCACCACCTCCTAGGAAGTCCTTTTAG
- the LOC143464451 gene encoding microspherule protein 1-like, which yields MSVHQSEAASIGGHRRHSSRSIKRRKFDDELVESSLPSKTQRKSTDGTDEVLSGSSDILSVTCERPSVSIMKLDLSEKRLTRTGVENVKKVPSIPGTSSNERKLAKRKKIKKTRQAFAAVKDMGRWKPTDDILLIDAVEQVQDLNLVHMAVKFSCHFTLEEVQERWYALLYDPVICALAKQAMKSLPYEIAEETHARALFSKEEEGLLSKVLMASKPTRDIFQELLENNTSVFYRLRSAASLEKHWYLMKENNLIADQSVQPLSQGDQIMSFSDAEDMLDDKELLSHKDDLVDHEMQITDRKQKHEIKKLEEEVPRWEVLVSSVTGAPLPELDQHTIAVLRGRLVRYLMRSREITFGRCTEYSAVDIDLSLEGPAHKVSRKQGTIKMKKNGEFILTNEGKRPIYVDGKPIMKGSKARLNHEAVIEIALLRFVFLFNKQLVNTGLG from the coding sequence ATGTCTGTTCATCAAAGTGAAGCTGCATCCATTGGTGGGCATCGTCGTCATTCTTCAAGATCAATAAAGCGAAGAAAGTTTGACGACGAACTTGTTGAAAGTAGTTTGCCATCCAAAACACAGCGTAAAAGTACTGACGGTACTGATGAAGTTCTATCAGGAAGTTCTGATATACTTAGCGTAACATGCGAAAGGCCCAGTGTAAGCATTATGAAACTTGACTTGTCCGAAAAAAGATTAACCCGTACTGgtgttgaaaatgttaaaaaagtaCCATCAATTCCTGGAACTTCATCAAATGAACGTAAATTAGCAAAACGGAAGAAGATTAAAAAGACAAGACAAGCTTTTGCAGCGGTCAAGGACATGGGCCGATGGAAGCCTACAGATGATATTTTACTCATTGATGCCGTAGAACAAGTTCAGGATTTAAATCTTGTGCATATGGCTGTCAAATTTTCGTGTCACTTTACGTTAGAAGAGGTGCAAGAAAGATGGTATGCCTTGCTTTATGATCCTGTTATCTGTGCTCTTGCAAAACAGGCCATGAAGTCACTGCCATATGAAATTGCTGAGGAAACCCATGCACGTGCACTCTTCAGCAAGGAAGAGGAAGGTCTTTTGTCCAAAGTCTTAATGGCATCAAAGCCAACAAGAGACATCTTTCAGGAATTACTGGAAAACAATACTTCAGTATTTTATCGTTTACGCTCAGCTGCTTCGCTAGAGAAACACTGGTATCTGATGAaggaaaacaatttaattgcAGACCAGTCTGTTCAACCTTTGTCCCAGGGTGATCAGATTATGAGTTTTTCGGATGCGGAAGACATGTTGGATGATAAAGAACTTCTTTCTCATAAAGATGATCTTGTTGATCACGAAATGCAGATCACAGATAGGAAGCAAAAGCacgaaattaaaaaactggaGGAAGAAGTTCCACGTTGGGAAGTATTGGTTAGCAGTGTAACTGGTGCTCCACTTCCAGAATTGGATCAGCATACAATTGCTGTCTTACGTGGTAGACTTGTTCGTTACCTAATGAGGTCACGAGAAATTACCTTTGGTCGGTGCACTGAATATTCCGCAGTTGACATTGATTTGTCTTTGGAAGGACCAGCACACAAAGTCTCAAGAAAGCAAGGGACCATTAAGATGAAAAAGAATGGTGAATTTATATTAACAAATGAAGGCAAAAGGCCAATCTATGTTGACGGAAAACCAATAATGAAAGGAAGTAAAGCAAGGTTGAATCATGAGGCCGTTATTGAAATTGCTTTGTTACGATTCGTGTTTTTATTCAACAAACAACTGGTCAACACAGGTCTGGGGTAA